The following are from one region of the Pocillopora verrucosa isolate sample1 chromosome 3, ASM3666991v2, whole genome shotgun sequence genome:
- the LOC136279713 gene encoding uncharacterized protein codes for MECSTNLPQAAFFSAEEKVQLISGNCPRHITKERLKEWLSFRKGTAKDGSARSEATKAEISQSRVISYIKNGWENNFTEKWQHLAASKPLKLMFPVFIYNLK; via the exons ATGGAGTGTTCCACAAATCTTCCACAAGCGGCCTTTTTTTCCGCTGAGGAGAAAGTGCAGTTGATAAGTGGTAATTGCCCACGGCATATTACTAAAGAAAGACTCAAAGAATGGTTGTCATTCCGCAAAGGGACGGCTAAAGATGGTAGTGCACGGTCTGAAGCAACGAAGGCTGAGATATCTCAAA GCAGGGTCATCAGTTATATAAAAAATGGTTGGGAGAATAATTTTACGGAGAAGTGGCAACACTTGGCGGCAAGTAAACCACTGAAGTTGATGTTCCCAGTTTTCAtctacaatttgaaataa
- the LOC131795579 gene encoding uncharacterized protein, giving the protein MTSFPVIQVKEGEWRSRNFLEVLGVKIPSYFTTDPQLLSDFISDFHPRTDDVFVASYPKSGTTWVQEIVWQIFNGGEVNSDSISKRIAFLDTLTSPHFPIQVSEINSLPSPRIFKTHLPYKIIPKGASNNTTCKYIYIARNPKDVAVSYFKFITSSNLIGNGYSGPWEFCAKLFIEGNVGFNHWNDHVLGWWEQKDDPNILFLKYEDMHKDLLSHVRIIANFLNKSLSEDVLCRIAKQCSFSGMKKNASSYATSDGGTSLLRKGVVGDSKNYFTPELTERFEREVLAKLHGSGLEFEFEIYMASYPIIQEREGEWTSNEMIEILGFRIPAFFVYGSQGPELLCDFITNFQTKSDDVFIVSYPKSGTTWVQEIVWQIYHDGEISNKVLGDRVLYIEKALLPESTHLDIKSMPSPRLFKSHLSYDAIPKSTDEAKTTCKYIYVARNPKDAAVSSYKFMGSFGTNGMNAPWEFYAKLFIEGKTVYNKWSDHVLGWWKHRHDPNVLFLKYEDLQKDLQSNVRMISKFLNKPLSEEVISLITEQCTFKGMMKNVQSFTLGDKIEGPKFLCKGVVGNWKEHFTPELNQRFEKEVLAKLKGSGLEFDFEL; this is encoded by the exons ggACAACTTGGGTGCAAGAGATTGTTTGGCAGATCTTTAATGGAGGAGAAGTGAACAGTGACTCAATTTCTAAAAGAATTGCATTCCTAGATACTCTAACTTCGCCACACTTTCCAATACAAGTTTCAGAGATCAACTCTTTGCCAAGTCCTCGCATTTTTAAGACACACTTACCTTACAAAATTATTCCCAAAGGTGCAAGCAATAACACCActtgtaaatatatttacattgCCCGCAATCCTAAAGATGTTGCTGTGTCATACTTCAAATTCATTACAAGCTCAAATTTGATTGGAAATGGATATAGTGGACCCTGGGAATTTTGTGCCAAGCTGTTCATTGAAGGAAATG TTGGATTTAACCATTGGAATGACCATGTTCTGGGCTGGTGGGAGCAGAAAGATGATCCGAACATCTTGTTTCTCAAATATGAAGATATGCACAAG GATCTTCTTTCCCATGTTAGAATAATCGCCAACTTCCTCAACAAGTCGCTGTCAGAGGATGTCCTCTGTCGCATTGCTAAACAGTGCAGTTTCAgtggaatgaagaaaaatgctTCAAGTTACGCGACCAGCGATGGTGGGACTTCGCTGCTACGAAAAGGCGTGGTAGGAGACTCGAAGAATTACTTTACTCCAGAGCTAACTGAGAGATTTGAGCGGGAAGTGTTGGCAAAATTACATGGAAGCGGATTGGAGTTTGAATTTGAGATATA TATGGCGTCTTACCCGATCATTCAGGAACGTGAGGGGGAATGGACCTCCAATGAAATGATTGAAATCCTAGGCTTTAGAATTCCAGCGTTTTTTGTGTATGGCTCTCAAGGTCCTGAGTTGCTGTGCGACTTCATCACTAATTTTCAGACGAAATCTGATGATGTATTTATTGTCAGCTACCCCAAGTCAG GGACCACTTGGGTTCAAGAAATTGTCTGGCAGATTTACCACGATGGCGAAATCAGTAATAAAGTTCTTGGAGATCGCGTCTTGTACATAGAGAAAGCTTTATTACCAGAATCAACTCATCTTGATATTAAAAGTATGCCGAGCCCTCGTCTGTTTAAGAGCCACCTGTCTTATGATGCGATTCCTAAGAGTACAGACGAGGCCAAGACAACCTGTAAATATATCTACGTCGCCCGCAACCCCAAGGATGCTGCAGTCTCAAGCTATAAATTTATGGGTAGCTTTGGCACAAACGGAATGAATGCACCATGGGAATTTTATGCGAAATTATTTATCGAGGGTAAAA CAGTTTACAACAAATGGAGTGATCATGTTCTTGGATGGTGGAAGCACAGACATGATCCTAACGTTCTGTTCCTTAAATATGAAGACCTGCAGAAG gatCTTCAGTCTAACGTTCGCATGATTTCCAAATTTCTCAATAAGCCGCTGTCAGAAGAAGTTATTAGTCTAATAACTGAACAGTGCACCTTCAAAGGAATGATGAAGAACGTTCAAAGCTTCACGTTGGGAGACAAGATAGAGGGACCGAAGTTTCTTTGCAAGGGTGTGGTTGGTAACTGGAAGGAACACTTCACCCCAGAGTTAAACCAGAGATTTGAAAAGGAAGTATTAGCGAAATTGAAAGGATCTGGATTAGAGTTTGACTTTGAATTGTAA